One genomic region from Knoellia sp. p5-6-4 encodes:
- the leuD gene encoding 3-isopropylmalate dehydratase small subunit, protein MDSFTSHTGIGVPLRRSNVDTDQIIPAVYLKRVTRTGFEDGLFAAWRKDETFVLNHDAYAAGSVLVAGPDFGTGSSREHAVWALMDYGFRVVIASRFADIFRGNSGKQGLLTAQVAQDDVELLWKYLENEPGASVTVDLVSRTVTAGDIVAPFEVDDYTRWRLLEGLDDISLTLRHEQDVTDFEGRRPAYKPTTTGA, encoded by the coding sequence ATGGACAGCTTCACCAGCCACACCGGCATCGGCGTTCCGCTGCGGCGCAGCAACGTCGACACCGACCAGATCATCCCCGCGGTCTACCTGAAGCGGGTGACCCGCACCGGCTTCGAGGACGGCCTGTTCGCCGCGTGGCGCAAGGACGAGACCTTCGTCCTGAACCACGACGCGTATGCCGCCGGCTCGGTCCTCGTCGCGGGACCGGACTTCGGCACCGGGTCCTCGCGCGAGCACGCGGTCTGGGCGCTGATGGACTACGGCTTCCGGGTCGTCATCGCCAGCCGGTTCGCAGACATCTTCCGAGGGAACAGCGGCAAGCAGGGGCTGCTCACCGCCCAGGTGGCGCAGGATGACGTCGAGCTGCTGTGGAAGTACCTCGAGAACGAACCCGGCGCCTCGGTGACGGTGGACCTCGTCTCGCGGACGGTCACGGCCGGTGACATCGTGGCCCCCTTCGAGGTCGACGACTACACCCGCTGGCGCCTCCTCGAGGGCCTCGACGACATCAGCCTGACGCTGCGCCACGAGCAGGACGTCACCGACTTCGAGGGTCGCCGACCGGCCTACAAGCCGACGACCACGGGGGCCTGA
- a CDS encoding HU family DNA-binding protein, which translates to MNKAELVKELESRLGSRKAANDALTHVVDVIIREVAKGGKVAITGFGTFEKSARAARTGRNPRTGQTVKIKKTNVPKFRAGAGFKEVVANPKKLPKAAVAGARAAAGTATRAAATATGAAKKTTTGAAKKAAPAKKAAATTRTAAAKKTTTTVKKATATKAAPARKTTATKAAPAKKAATTRTAAAKKTTTAKKSAPATKATTKKTAPAKKAAPAKKATATRSAAAKKTSTAKKATTKRAAKKA; encoded by the coding sequence GTGAACAAGGCAGAACTGGTCAAGGAGCTGGAGTCGCGCCTGGGCAGCCGCAAGGCCGCCAACGACGCGCTGACCCACGTCGTCGACGTGATCATCCGTGAGGTCGCCAAGGGCGGCAAGGTCGCCATCACCGGCTTCGGCACCTTCGAGAAGTCGGCCCGCGCCGCGCGCACCGGCCGCAACCCGCGCACAGGCCAGACGGTGAAGATCAAGAAGACCAACGTCCCGAAGTTCCGGGCGGGCGCCGGCTTCAAGGAGGTTGTCGCCAACCCGAAGAAGCTGCCGAAGGCCGCTGTGGCCGGCGCGCGCGCCGCGGCCGGGACCGCCACCCGTGCGGCCGCCACCGCCACGGGTGCAGCCAAGAAGACCACCACGGGCGCGGCGAAGAAGGCGGCTCCGGCGAAGAAGGCTGCGGCCACCACCCGGACCGCTGCTGCCAAGAAGACCACCACGACGGTCAAGAAGGCCACCGCCACCAAGGCGGCGCCGGCCCGGAAGACCACCGCCACCAAGGCCGCACCGGCGAAGAAGGCGGCAACGACGCGCACCGCGGCGGCCAAGAAGACCACGACGGCCAAGAAGTCGGCACCGGCGACGAAGGCCACCACGAAGAAGACGGCCCCCGCCAAGAAGGCCGCCCCGGCCAAGAAGGCGACCGCCACCCGCAGCGCCGCGGCGAAGAAGACCAGCACCGCCAAGAAGGCGACGACCAAGCGCGCCGCCAAGAAGGCCTGA